Proteins from a single region of Sebastes umbrosus isolate fSebUmb1 chromosome 8, fSebUmb1.pri, whole genome shotgun sequence:
- the polk gene encoding DNA polymerase kappa yields the protein MKNGVASTKGEGFLSRMALNDNKAGMEGLDRDKINKIIMESSKGSRFYENELKREQQVNQRIEKMMLQKAQITEQQLKKAHAQVERMAAELERSRDLSRMIVHVDMDAFYAAVETRDCPELKDKPMAVGSMSMLSTSNYHARKYGVRAAMPGFIAKKLCPNLVIVPTNFDKYRAVSDVIREIFADYDPHFQPMSLDEAYLDFTEHLERRQSWPQSSRTHRFRASSAATGEEQIELPQEAEPDEKDVSLVLFDDSPSSSPRLLSSEGVGAAGGAFEEFGTSVEEAVREMRFRIEQKTMLTASAGIAPNTLLAKVCSDKNKPNGQYRLPSTREAVMDFVQNLPVRKVSGIGKVSEKMLNALGISSCSHFGQQMELLSLLFSETAWHHFMQVSLGLGSTHLSRHEERKSMSTERTFKELSKVEEQLSFCRELCEDLAEDVKKEGLKGKTVTLKLKNVNFEVKTRALTLPYGVATVDEIFAVAKDLLKTEIDNESPQPLRLRLMGVRISAFVSSDDKKPLQRSILGFLQPGKTDSGGSPQGMNQELEKEHLSSHSFQTGSLACPPLAQKCQRQEQVPWGSKQRGLETGEEPKQSFFQRAHAKRLQLQAANASKQEEGHGENASVITSTGTFAEKGAESSTKAHKSDCTASDLSENDFVFPVEAHASTSGCGGAVSESLTCPVCSRQVETTDLNVFNGHIDQCLSDASRKPIQCIVSDSESDLDLENGQKDCEELESNRVDPHEDQRSMENDSLQTDLLINGDSKTVTLRQPQSCNDKGPVLICPVCQLTQYSDDLTIFNHHVDLCLNQEVLHELGGQKSSPVNPPSVINSKAIDRSRFLPTQASKGKTKRRDSPSSPPSKKAKGLGPRNTIDKFFR from the exons ATGAAGAATGGGGTTGCATCCACTAAAGGAGAAGGCTTCCTCTCCAGGATGGCCCTCAATGACAACAAGGCTGGTATGGAGGGTCTGGACAGGGACAAGATCAACAAGATCATCATGGAGTCATCCAAG GGATCTAGGTTTTATGAGAATGAGCTGAAGAGAGAGCAGCAGGTGAACCAGCGTATTGAGAAAATGATGCTACAGAAGGCACAGATCACAGAACAACAGTTAAAGAAAGCACATGCTCAG GTGGAGAGGATGGCCGCCGAGCTGGAGAGGAGTCGTGATCTCAGCCGTATGATTGTACATGTGGACATGGATGCTTTCTACGCTGCTGTGGAAACGAGAGACTGTCCTGAGCTGAAGGACAAACCCATGGCTGTAGGATCCATGAGCATGCTG TCAACATCTAACTACCATGCCAGGAAGTATGGGGTCCGAGCCGCCATGCCTGGCTTCATTGCAAAGAAACTCTGCCCCAACTTAGTTATTGTTCCAACCAACTTTGATAAATACAGAGCTGTGAGTGACGTG ATCCGGGAGATTTTTGCAGACTATGACCCTCACTTCCAGCCAATGAGCCTGGATGAAGCCTATCTGGATTTTACAGAACACCTGGAACGGAGGCAGAGCTGGCCACAATCCTCCCGTACACATCGCTTCCGCGCCAGCAGCGCCGCTACAG GTGAAGAGCAGATTGAGCTTCCCCAGGAGGCAGAGCCAGATGAGAAAGACGTCTCTCTGGTGCTGTTTGATGACAGCCCGAGTTCCTCTCCCCGCTTGTTGAGCTCTGAAGGTGTTGGCGCTGCTGGCGGTGCGTTTGAGGAGTTTGGGACGTCTGTGGAGGAAGCTGTGAGAGAGATGCGCTTCCGCATTGAGCAGAAGACCATGCTGACTGCCAGTGCAG GAATCGCTCCAAACACGTTGCTTGCCAAGGTGTGCAGTGACAAGAACAAGCCCAACGGCCAATACAGACTCCCCTCCACTAGAGAGGCAGTCATGGACTTCGTCCAGAATCTCCCAGTTCGCAAA GTTTCTGGCATAGGGAAGGTGAGTGAGAAGATGCTGAATGCTCTGGGCATCAGTAGCTGTTCTCATTTTGGCCAGCAGATGGAGCTGCTGTCGTTGTTGTTCTCTGAGACAGCCTGGCATCATTTCATGCAGGTTTCCCTGGGTCTGGGCTCTACACATTTATCTAG GCAcgaagaaagaaaaagcatgAGCACAGAAAG GACATTTAAAGAACTGAGCAAAGTGGAGGAGCAGTTGTCTTTTTGCAGGGAGCTATGTGAAGACTTAGCAGAAGACGTGAAGAAAGAAGGTCTGAAG GGTAAAACGGTAACACTGAAGCTGAAGAATGTGAACTTTGAGGTGAAAACCAGGGCGCTGACGCTGCCGTATGGCGTTGCTACAGTGGATGAGATCTTTGCTGTTGCTAAGGACCTTCTGAAAACAGAAATTGACAACGAAAGCCCCCAGCCACTCAGATTGAGACTCATGG GTGTAAGAATCTCTGCCTTTGTCAGCTCGGATGATAAAAAGCCTCTGCAGAGGAGCATCCTTGGCTTTCTTCAGCCAGGCAAGACAGACTCTGGTGGCTCTCCCCAAGGAATGAATCAAGAGCTTGAGAAAGAGCATCTCTCCAGTCACTCCTTCCAAACTGGGTCCCTTGCTTGTCCTCCCCTGGCGCAGAAGTGCCAGAGACAAGAGCAAGTTCCCTGGGGGAGTAAGCAGAGGGGGTTAGAGACTGGTGAGGAACCCAAACAGTCTTTCTTCCAAAGGGCTCATGCCAAACGACTGCAACTACAGGCAGCGAATGCCAGCAAACAAGAGGAAGGGCATGGGGAGAATGCTTCTGTGATTACTTCCACAGGCACTTTTGCTGAAAAGGGTGCAGAGTCATCAACAAAAGCACACAAGAGTGACTGTACAGCCTCAGATCTCTCAGAAAATGACTTTGTCTTCCCCGTAGAGGCCCATGCATCCACATCAGGCTGTGGCGGCGCAGTGTCGGAGAGCCTCACCTGTCCGGTGTGTTCAAGGCAGGTGGAGACGACTGATTTGAATGTCTTCAACGGACATATAGACCAGTGTCTCAGCGATGCCTCTAGAAAACCAATCCAATGCATAGTTTCTGACTCGGAGTCAGATCTGGACCTAGAGAATGGCCAGAAGGATTGTGAAGAGCTGGAGTCGAACAGAGTTGATCCTCACGAAGACCAACGCAGCATGGAAAACGATTCTCTTCAAACGGATTTGTTGATCAATGGTGACAGCAAAACAGTGACCCTGCGACAGCCTCAGTCATGTAATGATAAAGGCCCCGTCCTCATCTGCCCAGTATGTCAGCTGACTCAGTATAGTGATGACCTCACTATCTTCAACCACCACGTTGACCTCTGCCTGAACCAGGAGGTCCTACATGAGCTGGGGGGGCAGAAATCATCTCCCGTAAATCCCCCTTCAGTTATAAATAGCAAGGCCATAG ACAGAAGCCGTTTCCTGCCAACGCAAGCAAGTAAAGGCAAAACCAAAAG ACGGGACTCGCCTTCCTCTCCCCCTTCTAAAAAGGCTAAAGGCCTCGGTCCTCGCAACACCATCGACAAGTTCTTCAGGTGA
- the ankdd1b gene encoding ankyrin repeat and death domain-containing protein 1A: MSFPMPRKAMALRAMIKKHRPKTEDLDPRKWMRQEKMRGFADFIMNKHSVETDDSFDNEEMLLDKEKQFMEAAKRNDVETMKTLGRGLNTNAKNMDNRTALHYAVAGKNKEAVQLLLQQRVKVDQKDNFGVAPIHLAAWFGSLEIVQLLVQAGAEQKVENKEGLNIMHCAAINNHTDIVDYIVNDLQMRELDKDDQSGHRPFALAAEHGCVEMMDMLIMPYNMGTMKPNKSGDTPLHLAARNGHLDAIQSLLQNFDTRDEVNMEGETALYQAADNGEEECVLTLLEAGCDPNILTTAKCSALHPVSERGDTCLVQVLLDYEANTDFQNQHLEAPIHLAVKNSHIPVIHSLLRAGCNVNVTDKRSQTAMHLAAEVARIEVVEMLLKAGLDPTLQDKQGKTALGVAVRADEAIIVDMIIKAERYYAWRKANPDVDERIHSECPLTFKLDHRYETKQLRSMAWRLAYELLKPGDWKSLAEHWGFTQDQVSAIEEQWTGQHSYQEHGNRMLLIWLHREELAQRSPAKELYQGLIFTGNKKAADMIRMESESSSSKHCSIV, encoded by the exons ATGAGCTTCCCAATGCCGAGAAAAGCTATGGCTTTGAGGGCGATGATCAAGAAGCATCGTCCTAAGACAGAAGATTTGGACCCTCGAAAGTGGATGAGACAGGAGAAAATGAGGGGCTTCGCTGACTTCATAATGAACAAGCACTCTGTGGAGACAGACGACAGCTTTGACAACGAAGAGATGT TGCTTGATAAAGAGAAGCAGTTTATGGAAGCAGCTAAGAGAAATGATGTGGAGACCATGAAGACTCTTGGAAGAGGGCTGAACACCAATGCAAAGAATATG GATAACAGGACTGCCCTTCACTACGCAGTAGCTGGCAAAAACAAGGAAGCTGTGCAGCTTCTTCTGCAGCAGAGGGTCAAGGTGGACCAAAAGGACAAT TTCGGTGTGGCGCCCATTCATTTGGCTGCCTGGTTTGGTAGTTTGGAGATCGTGCAGTTACTGGTGCAGGCTGGGGCTGAGCAGAAGGTTGAGAACAAG GAAGGACTGAACATCATGCACTGTGCTGCTATCAACAACCACACTGACATTGTAGATTATATAGTTAATGACCTGCAGATGAGAGAACTAGACAAAGATGACCAG TCAGGACACAGGCCATTTGCATTGGCGGCAGAGCATGGCTGTGTTGAAATGATGGATATGCTGATCATGCCATACAACATGGGCACCATGAAGCCCAACAAG AGCGGGGACACGCCCCTGCACTTAGCTGCCAGGAACGGCCACTTGgacgccatccaatcgctgctGCAGAACTTTGATACACGGGATGAAGTCAATATG GAAGGTGAGACAGCTCTGTATCAGGCTGCAGACAACGGTGAGGAAGAATGTGTCTTGACCCTGCTTGAGGCTGGTTGTGACCCCAACATCCTTACAACG GCCAAATGCAGTGCTCTCCATCCAGTTTCAGAAAGAGGAGACACGTGTCTTGTCCAAGTCCTCTTAGATTACGAAGCAAATACGGACTTCCAAAATCAG CACCTAGAGGCTCCTATCCACCTGGCAGTGAAGAACAGTCACATCCCTGTCATCCATTCTCTACTGAGGGCTGGCTGCAACGTTAATGTCACCGATAAG AGGTCCCAGACTGCTATGCATCTCGCTGCAGAGGTGGCAAGAATTGAAGTTGTGGAAATGCTTCTTAAAGCCGGGCTGGATCCGACACTCCAAGATAAG CAGGGTAAGACGGCTCTGGGTGTGGCAGTCAGAGCAGACGAGGCGATTATTGTGGACATGATCATCAAAGCAGAAAGATACTACGCCTGGAGGAAG GCCAACCCAGATGTTGATGAGAGAATTCACAGCGAGTGTCCGCTAACGTTTAAACTCGACCACCGCTACGAGACCAAGCAGCTCCGTTCGATGGCCTGGCGCCTGGCGTACGAGCTCCTGAAACCAGGAGACTGGAAAAGTCTCGCAGAACACTGGGGCTTCACTCAGGACCAAGTGTCAGCTATCGAGGAGCAGTGGACAG GTCAGCACAGCTATCAGGAGCATGGGAACAGGATGCTGCTGATCTGGCTCCACAGGGAGGAGTTGGCTCAGAGGAGCCCTGCTAAAGAACTCTACCAGGGCCTCATCTTCACAGGGAACAAGAAAGCTGCAG ATATGATTCGGATGGAGTCGGAGAGTTCCAGCAGTAAGCACTGCAGCATTGTATGA